The Paenibacillus sophorae genome has a segment encoding these proteins:
- a CDS encoding MerR family transcriptional regulator, protein MSLKMQYTIGQVAEKSNLSIHTLRYYEKEGILPFIKRNEGGIRIYEEEHIEWLKFICCLRDTGMSISQLKDFVELTVQGDGTTEQRIQMLELQKKTVQEQVNTLMSYIGMIDFKIDMYSKEKDGIKSTGQPGSN, encoded by the coding sequence ATGAGCCTCAAAATGCAGTATACGATTGGCCAAGTGGCAGAGAAGTCCAATTTGTCAATCCACACCTTAAGATATTATGAAAAAGAAGGCATCCTGCCGTTCATCAAACGAAACGAGGGCGGCATACGCATATATGAGGAAGAACATATTGAGTGGCTTAAATTCATCTGCTGCCTCCGCGATACGGGCATGTCCATTTCACAGCTGAAGGATTTTGTTGAACTTACCGTACAGGGTGACGGAACGACTGAACAGCGTATACAAATGCTTGAGCTGCAGAAAAAAACCGTTCAAGAGCAGGTCAACACCTTGATGTCATATATCGGGATGATTGACTTCAAGATCGATATGTACTCCAAAGAAAAAGACGGAATCAAGAGCACCGGACAACCAGGATCAAACTAA
- a CDS encoding ArsR/SmtB family transcription factor, whose protein sequence is MFKTSQPSVSQHLRKLKDAGLVKENRKGQWIFYSVNPSSAQRELIQKLIAFVPSQDHALEELGKKGMRISCE, encoded by the coding sequence ATTTTCAAGACGAGTCAGCCGTCAGTCAGCCAGCATTTGCGGAAGCTGAAAGATGCGGGGTTGGTCAAGGAGAACCGGAAAGGCCAGTGGATTTTTTATTCGGTTAATCCGAGCAGCGCTCAGCGTGAACTCATTCAAAAATTGATTGCCTTCGTTCCTTCACAAGATCATGCACTGGAAGAGCTGGGTAAGAAAGGCATGAGAATTTCATGTGAATAA
- a CDS encoding dihydrodipicolinate synthase family protein: protein MSTTDLKDKLKGIYVLAITPMTDTLAFDPAALRRNIDHYIASGAHGVIVGGTYAEYPSLTIDERKQLFTAAADAVAGRVPLVCCTAASGTDEASELAHAAKLAGADGVMVTPPYVSEVRPQDILYHFQLLNEAAELPIFIYNSASIGVHLSPEEIAELAKLDNVAGVKQGATDLHALVRTVAYAGKDISVMCGSDGLILGGLASGLPGCTSTNANFMTSEFVALYNEFQQGENALALERYYRWQPIRDLARKYGQPAMVKAALDIIGLPSGPVRAPFRTLGEEARADIARTLQQTGIIA from the coding sequence ATGTCCACAACTGATTTGAAAGATAAGCTTAAAGGAATTTACGTGCTCGCCATCACTCCGATGACGGATACGCTCGCCTTCGATCCGGCCGCGCTGCGGCGGAATATCGACCACTATATCGCCTCTGGCGCTCACGGCGTTATTGTCGGGGGCACCTACGCGGAGTATCCGAGCCTGACGATCGACGAACGGAAGCAGTTGTTCACCGCTGCTGCGGACGCGGTAGCCGGCCGGGTTCCGCTGGTCTGCTGCACGGCGGCCAGCGGAACCGACGAAGCCAGCGAGCTGGCGCATGCGGCCAAGCTGGCCGGAGCCGACGGCGTGATGGTAACGCCTCCGTATGTATCGGAGGTGCGGCCGCAGGATATTCTGTATCACTTCCAGCTTCTGAACGAAGCGGCCGAATTGCCGATTTTCATCTACAACAGCGCGAGCATCGGCGTCCATCTGTCGCCGGAAGAAATCGCCGAGTTGGCCAAGCTTGACAACGTCGCCGGAGTCAAGCAGGGCGCTACGGATTTGCATGCGCTGGTGCGGACTGTCGCATACGCAGGTAAAGACATCTCGGTTATGTGCGGTTCGGACGGCCTTATCCTTGGCGGACTGGCTTCCGGCTTGCCTGGCTGCACATCCACGAACGCCAACTTCATGACTTCCGAGTTCGTCGCGCTCTACAACGAATTTCAGCAAGGCGAAAATGCCCTCGCCCTGGAGCGGTATTACCGCTGGCAGCCGATCCGGGATCTGGCCCGCAAGTACGGACAGCCCGCGATGGTCAAGGCCGCGCTGGATATTATCGGCCTGCCTTCGGGACCGGTCCGGGCGCCTTTCCGTACGCTGGGGGAAGAAGCCCGAGCGGATATCGCACGCACCCTGCAGCAGACCGGCATCATAGCATAA
- a CDS encoding pyridoxal phosphate-dependent aminotransferase, which produces MLNQHIQLADWVERVLPSPTAMLESTVAQYQREGRTVYRLGLGQPDFPTPDRAKAAAIQAIQDNFTGYTDTSGILPLREAICRALHRDMGLSYEPGDIVVTVGGKHALFNAICTLCRPGDEVLIPVPYWVSFPEQVKFAGAKPVFVQTDASAGYKVTPETLAPLVNESTRLLILNQPNNPSGAVYSADELLRLAEFCRERDLWVISDEVYSAFVFKPEGYTSIASFPGMRERTVVINAVSKSYGMTGWRIGYSAAPAAVTGAMLRLQSHTTSNPSSIAQQAALAAIDGPQDDLTEIRDEYAARCGILVEGVRRIKGLECSVPDGAFYVWVDASAWRGQTLEGRIISTADDLADILLTKAGVAVMPGTGFGSPYHIRLSYAVSRDEMESGIAAMESLLGSK; this is translated from the coding sequence TTGTTAAACCAACATATTCAGTTGGCGGATTGGGTGGAGCGTGTCCTGCCGTCCCCGACTGCAATGCTGGAGTCCACGGTGGCACAGTATCAGCGGGAAGGCCGAACCGTGTACCGCTTAGGCCTCGGACAGCCGGACTTTCCAACGCCTGACCGGGCCAAAGCTGCCGCGATTCAGGCGATTCAAGATAATTTCACGGGATACACCGACACGAGCGGCATTCTGCCACTGCGCGAAGCGATATGCAGAGCGCTTCACCGGGATATGGGACTCAGCTATGAACCTGGGGATATTGTAGTTACCGTTGGAGGCAAGCATGCGTTGTTCAACGCGATTTGCACGCTGTGCCGGCCGGGAGACGAGGTGCTGATCCCGGTTCCGTATTGGGTGTCGTTTCCCGAGCAGGTTAAATTCGCCGGCGCCAAGCCGGTCTTCGTTCAGACCGATGCTTCCGCCGGATACAAAGTGACGCCGGAGACACTTGCGCCTTTGGTGAACGAGTCGACCCGTCTGCTGATTCTCAACCAGCCGAACAACCCTTCCGGCGCGGTATACAGCGCAGATGAGCTGTTGAGGCTTGCCGAGTTCTGCCGCGAGCGGGATCTTTGGGTCATCAGCGACGAGGTGTATTCCGCATTTGTATTTAAGCCGGAAGGATATACGAGCATCGCATCATTTCCCGGTATGCGGGAGCGGACTGTCGTGATCAACGCGGTGTCCAAGTCGTACGGGATGACCGGCTGGAGAATCGGTTATTCGGCAGCACCGGCGGCTGTTACCGGGGCAATGCTTCGTCTGCAGTCCCATACGACGAGCAACCCGTCATCCATTGCCCAACAAGCGGCGCTTGCAGCTATTGACGGTCCTCAAGACGATCTGACGGAAATCCGGGATGAATACGCCGCGCGCTGCGGCATTCTGGTCGAAGGGGTTCGCCGGATCAAGGGGCTGGAGTGCAGCGTGCCGGACGGCGCTTTCTATGTGTGGGTGGACGCCTCCGCCTGGCGCGGCCAAACCTTGGAGGGACGAATCATATCCACCGCCGACGATCTGGCGGATATCCTGCTGACGAAGGCCGGAGTTGCGGTGATGCCGGGAACCGGGTTCGGCAGCCCGTATCATATCCGCCTGTCTTATGCCGTTTCCCGGGACGAGATGGAGAGCGGAATCGCGGCCATGGAGTCGCTTCTAGGGAGCAAATAA
- a CDS encoding SDR family oxidoreductase codes for MSGQFAGKIALVAAASKGLGRAVAFELARGGAKVALFSRNGAEAKDVAAEITAETGMPALGLQADVCSASDLFRCVEETVGEFGGLHILVTNAGGPPAGTFESLKEEDWQYAYELNVLSVVRLVQGALPHLKEQGGAIVNLASSSVKQPIPGLTLSNVMRTGVAGLGKTLAEELAPYGIRVNTVAPGRIDTDRVRSLDRIRADKAGVTPEAIKAQSEKQIPLGRYGQPDEFARVVAFLCSDGASYVTGQTLLVDGGMVKSL; via the coding sequence ATGAGTGGACAATTCGCTGGGAAGATCGCGCTGGTAGCGGCGGCAAGCAAGGGTCTCGGCCGCGCCGTGGCGTTCGAGCTGGCGCGCGGCGGTGCGAAGGTGGCGCTGTTCAGCCGAAATGGTGCAGAGGCTAAAGATGTGGCTGCGGAAATCACCGCCGAAACGGGAATGCCCGCACTCGGCCTTCAGGCTGACGTCTGCTCCGCATCGGACCTGTTTCGCTGCGTGGAAGAGACGGTCGGTGAATTTGGCGGGCTGCATATTCTCGTCACCAATGCGGGCGGTCCTCCCGCCGGGACCTTTGAGTCGCTCAAAGAGGAAGACTGGCAGTACGCCTATGAGCTTAACGTGCTGAGCGTGGTACGTCTTGTCCAGGGTGCGCTTCCGCACTTGAAGGAACAGGGCGGCGCAATCGTCAATCTGGCTTCATCCTCGGTCAAGCAGCCCATCCCTGGGCTGACGCTCTCCAATGTGATGCGGACCGGCGTAGCCGGACTTGGCAAGACGCTGGCGGAAGAACTTGCCCCGTACGGCATCCGGGTGAATACGGTGGCTCCGGGCCGGATCGACACGGATCGGGTCCGTTCCCTGGACCGGATTCGGGCGGACAAGGCAGGGGTTACCCCGGAAGCGATAAAGGCGCAGAGCGAGAAGCAGATTCCGCTCGGGCGCTACGGGCAGCCGGATGAATTCGCCCGCGTAGTGGCTTTTCTGTGCTCGGACGGAGCGAGCTATGTAACCGGCCAGACGCTGCTGGTGGACGGCGGGATGGTGAAATCGCTATGA
- a CDS encoding ArsR/SmtB family transcription factor, translating to MFNVDMADKLKLLGDRTRLTILGLLKDKEWCVCDLVGILNMSQPGVSQHLRKLKAQGIVNETRRRQWVYYSLNVEDKPSYASLLRFSRRVSRQSASICGS from the coding sequence ATGTTCAATGTGGATATGGCCGACAAGCTCAAATTATTAGGCGACAGAACCAGACTGACGATCCTTGGCCTGCTGAAAGACAAAGAATGGTGTGTCTGCGATTTGGTCGGAATCTTAAATATGTCGCAGCCAGGCGTAAGCCAGCACTTGAGAAAGTTAAAAGCTCAGGGCATTGTCAATGAGACGAGACGCAGGCAGTGGGTATACTACTCCTTGAATGTGGAGGATAAACCCTCGTATGCGAGCTTGTTGAGATTTTCAAGACGAGTCAGCCGTCAGTCAGCCAGCATTTGCGGAAGCTGA
- a CDS encoding TetR/AcrR family transcriptional regulator, whose product MARSKEFDTTLVLHKAMEVFGHYGYEGTSLQNLLDGLGIARQSLYDTYGTKRDLFIKAVKHYVNEKSEAVISYLERPGSVKQAIADIFHEIVAVLQDELRRKECFIMHSAIDQVPHDPEIAAFFERDMTRLVQAFYEALVRARNQGELSGDRDLLGLARYLYHERYALTQVAKLTTDPKVLDDIAAVTLSKLDN is encoded by the coding sequence ATGGCGAGAAGCAAGGAATTTGATACAACGCTTGTTCTGCACAAGGCTATGGAGGTATTCGGGCATTACGGTTACGAAGGCACTTCGCTGCAAAATTTACTCGATGGGTTAGGCATAGCGCGCCAAAGTCTGTACGATACCTATGGAACCAAGCGGGATCTCTTCATCAAGGCCGTCAAACATTATGTAAATGAGAAATCGGAGGCTGTCATTTCGTATTTGGAGCGTCCAGGCTCAGTTAAGCAAGCGATTGCTGATATTTTCCATGAAATTGTGGCTGTTCTGCAGGATGAGCTGCGCCGCAAGGAATGCTTCATTATGCACAGCGCCATTGATCAAGTCCCTCATGATCCGGAAATCGCAGCGTTTTTTGAACGGGATATGACGCGTTTGGTACAAGCCTTTTATGAAGCGCTGGTTCGCGCCCGAAATCAGGGTGAACTAAGCGGAGACCGTGATTTGCTTGGTCTTGCACGTTATTTGTATCATGAGAGATATGCGCTAACCCAAGTGGCTAAATTAACCACCGATCCTAAAGTTTTGGATGATATTGCTGCCGTTACTCTTTCTAAGCTTGACAATTAA
- a CDS encoding M20 family metallopeptidase, translated as MSEDLRTVEPVIRPERTVEILADLIRFQSVNPSGTEGEAADYVAKIMREAGCEVELQEIEPGRPNVIARLKGTGGGKTIILNTHMDVVPAGEGWSSDPFTMLRKGDRVYGRGVMDAKGPLAAMMAAVEAIAASGAQLPGDIVLAAVVDEEAASLGARRLPDDLHGDLAVIGEATDGKLAIAHRGSIRPVLAAEGVSAHSSTPHLGVNAVSLMARTLVALEDFAEQELTKRLHPLTGQSTLSVTVINGGIKESMIPDRCEALIDRRLIPGEAEDDALREIEQIIAGLPALDGRVRIDRLVPTTGVASETRPDHPMVELASAAIERVYGHKPELTGLTANCDMTHFVKRGIPSVIYGPGDFSVAHKIDEWVTLSELENATRVYASIAVEVAGSYR; from the coding sequence ATGAGCGAGGATCTTCGCACGGTAGAACCGGTGATCCGCCCCGAGCGGACGGTCGAGATACTGGCCGATCTGATCCGCTTTCAAAGCGTGAACCCAAGCGGAACGGAAGGAGAGGCGGCTGATTATGTCGCCAAAATCATGCGGGAAGCGGGCTGTGAAGTCGAGCTTCAGGAGATCGAGCCGGGACGGCCGAATGTGATCGCGCGCCTGAAAGGCACGGGCGGCGGGAAGACGATTATTCTGAATACGCATATGGATGTCGTGCCGGCCGGCGAAGGCTGGAGCTCCGATCCGTTCACCATGCTCCGCAAGGGTGACCGGGTCTACGGCCGGGGCGTAATGGATGCGAAGGGACCTTTGGCCGCCATGATGGCTGCCGTCGAAGCGATTGCCGCATCCGGCGCACAGCTTCCTGGGGACATCGTGCTTGCGGCGGTCGTGGATGAAGAGGCGGCGAGCCTGGGAGCCCGCAGGCTCCCGGACGATCTGCACGGCGATCTGGCGGTGATCGGCGAGGCGACTGACGGCAAGCTCGCGATTGCGCACCGGGGCAGCATACGCCCGGTGCTGGCGGCCGAAGGGGTTTCGGCCCATTCGTCAACGCCTCACCTTGGCGTCAATGCCGTGTCCCTTATGGCGCGCACCCTTGTGGCGCTTGAAGACTTCGCCGAGCAGGAGCTGACGAAGCGGCTGCATCCGTTAACGGGACAGTCGACCCTGTCCGTCACGGTCATTAACGGGGGAATCAAGGAATCGATGATTCCCGACCGCTGCGAGGCGCTGATCGACCGCCGGCTTATTCCCGGCGAAGCGGAAGATGACGCTCTGCGGGAGATCGAGCAGATCATCGCCGGTCTGCCCGCGCTGGACGGCAGGGTCCGCATCGACCGGCTCGTTCCGACGACCGGAGTGGCGTCGGAAACCCGCCCAGATCATCCGATGGTCGAGCTGGCTTCCGCAGCGATCGAACGGGTATACGGACATAAGCCGGAACTTACGGGCCTTACGGCCAATTGCGATATGACCCACTTCGTCAAACGGGGAATTCCTTCCGTCATATACGGACCAGGTGATTTCAGCGTGGCTCATAAAATCGACGAGTGGGTGACATTGTCAGAACTGGAGAATGCAACACGGGTCTACGCTTCCATTGCGGTGGAAGTCGCAGGCTCGTACAGATAA
- a CDS encoding nuclear transport factor 2 family protein: MNNNGLTAGAIRERAQEAFRNHLKYLSGGDIEAWINLWHEDGILEFPYGPAGFPEYKQGKADMYEYMLNFPKHFEVQFTDLEFHPAVDPELVIAEFKSTGKHRETGNPYNQTYISVVETKDGLITRYRDFWNPLVAVESIGSMNEVIQFSGHQK; encoded by the coding sequence ATGAATAACAACGGACTTACAGCAGGAGCGATTCGCGAGCGGGCACAAGAGGCATTTCGCAATCATTTGAAATATTTGTCGGGTGGAGATATTGAAGCGTGGATCAACCTTTGGCACGAAGACGGTATCCTGGAATTCCCTTACGGACCGGCAGGATTTCCTGAATACAAACAAGGTAAAGCCGACATGTACGAATATATGCTGAACTTCCCGAAACATTTCGAGGTGCAATTTACAGACCTGGAGTTCCATCCGGCTGTCGATCCCGAGCTTGTGATTGCGGAGTTCAAATCGACCGGGAAGCACAGAGAAACGGGGAACCCTTACAATCAGACGTACATCAGTGTAGTCGAAACGAAAGACGGCCTCATTACACGCTATCGGGACTTCTGGAATCCGCTAGTGGCGGTCGAATCGATTGGTAGTATGAATGAGGTTATTCAATTCTCCGGGCATCAAAAATAA
- a CDS encoding MFS transporter yields MNSTRHKGLALTILALSQLILALDYTIIFVALPSLAADLGFGANQLQWVISAFSLAFGGFLLIGGRLSDLLGRRRMFIIAMGIFGLGSLLGGIADSQLFLIMARGLQGIGGALLSPATLSLIMSNFEEGPERNRALGIWAAMGGVGMSIGLLLGGVLTSFIGWEATFFVNVPIAIFVIILAPITLLESKAASAKRHFDAAGAISVTAGMILIVNYLIQAPVVGWLHPSAIIPGIIGAILLLLFVVIENRTQDPLIPFRLFRIRSLTGAAITAALFSASFGTLYYFLTLYTQEVLHYSAIQSGLSFLPLTISAFVGAKLINKMLATVGAAGTIASGMGLGAIGFMLLTQLSEHGSAWGIIPGTVIIGIGQAFIFTTMFIAASTGIDMKEQGVASAIVSTGQQIGGAIGLAVIMAIISASLGSNATLETMEPSDLTGAIHMAFIIDAVIALLGILVSFIALKQKNAAVMEAKSLHE; encoded by the coding sequence ATGAATTCGACTAGACACAAAGGATTGGCTTTGACGATCCTCGCACTGTCCCAATTAATTTTGGCTCTTGATTACACAATTATTTTTGTAGCTCTGCCTTCCCTTGCAGCAGATTTGGGCTTTGGTGCGAACCAGCTGCAGTGGGTCATCAGCGCGTTTTCCCTGGCCTTTGGAGGATTCCTGCTTATCGGTGGAAGATTGTCCGATTTGCTGGGCAGACGGCGGATGTTCATCATTGCCATGGGGATCTTCGGTCTAGGCTCTCTGCTTGGCGGTATCGCAGACTCTCAGCTGTTCCTCATTATGGCAAGGGGACTCCAAGGCATTGGCGGAGCACTGCTGTCACCGGCTACATTGTCACTGATCATGTCCAATTTTGAAGAAGGCCCGGAACGCAACCGTGCATTAGGCATTTGGGCGGCAATGGGTGGAGTGGGCATGTCCATTGGGTTATTGCTTGGCGGCGTGTTAACAAGCTTTATCGGCTGGGAAGCTACCTTTTTTGTCAATGTACCAATAGCTATTTTCGTTATTATCCTCGCTCCGATCACGCTTTTGGAGAGCAAGGCGGCATCGGCAAAACGCCATTTTGACGCAGCAGGCGCGATTTCCGTAACGGCCGGCATGATCTTGATTGTAAATTATCTTATTCAAGCCCCGGTCGTGGGCTGGCTTCATCCATCAGCTATTATTCCTGGCATTATCGGCGCTATTCTGCTCCTGTTGTTCGTAGTCATTGAAAATCGGACGCAAGATCCTTTGATCCCCTTTAGACTGTTTCGGATACGGAGTTTGACTGGGGCGGCGATTACCGCAGCGTTGTTCTCCGCATCATTCGGTACGTTATACTATTTCCTCACGCTATACACGCAAGAGGTTCTGCATTACTCCGCCATTCAATCCGGATTAAGCTTCCTGCCGCTGACCATTAGTGCTTTTGTAGGTGCGAAGTTGATTAACAAAATGCTGGCAACCGTAGGTGCAGCCGGTACAATTGCAAGCGGCATGGGACTTGGCGCGATTGGTTTTATGCTGCTCACCCAGCTCTCTGAGCATGGATCGGCATGGGGGATCATTCCGGGTACCGTTATCATCGGTATTGGTCAGGCCTTTATTTTTACAACGATGTTCATTGCGGCAAGCACAGGAATTGATATGAAAGAACAGGGTGTTGCATCCGCTATCGTCTCTACCGGACAACAAATTGGCGGAGCGATCGGATTGGCTGTCATTATGGCCATTATCTCTGCAAGCCTCGGTTCAAACGCTACTTTGGAAACGATGGAGCCCTCGGATTTAACCGGAGCGATCCACATGGCATTCATCATTGACGCTGTGATTGCGCTTCTTGGCATTCTCGTATCGTTCATTGCGCTTAAGCAAAAAAATGCCGCTGTTATGGAAGCGAAGTCGCTCCATGAGTAA